A region from the Actinomycetota bacterium genome encodes:
- a CDS encoding sigma-70 family RNA polymerase sigma factor gives MSPEAKRDFEAEWPVLSRRLRSMLARKRVPACQVDDVIQETALRLLKMWESVDRRRALWPLVATIALNLLRDRSRIGQRHDLVAELPEVQGIHDVEIVSIARLELRRVHDCMDKLSSGQRSALMKEIGAHSGAAAPDAVGDKMLRMRARRKLRSMMERVSGLVAVRLRHAIQLTEGAVVLQDGGLKAASCAICFALGIGGTVLAGPLAPAASAAAAPVTVQRLLLPAPRGLRAAAYERPDVAAAEARAVGAAAREAAARSSTRKKAQRESARSQEGLIQSIPTDANGQVAVSDGAVEAPEAGGPPPLPGDDGDGSTITPPPTTPPPTPEPPTDNRELVPAEVQEVADTLL, from the coding sequence ATGTCGCCGGAGGCTAAGCGGGACTTCGAAGCCGAATGGCCTGTGTTGTCGCGCCGCCTCCGCTCGATGTTGGCGAGGAAGCGCGTCCCGGCCTGCCAGGTGGACGACGTGATCCAAGAGACCGCGCTTCGCCTCCTCAAGATGTGGGAGTCGGTCGACCGTCGCCGAGCCCTATGGCCGCTCGTCGCAACGATCGCGCTCAACCTGCTGCGCGATAGGTCGCGCATCGGCCAGAGACACGACCTGGTCGCGGAGCTTCCCGAGGTGCAGGGGATCCACGACGTAGAGATCGTCAGCATCGCCCGCCTCGAGCTGAGACGCGTACACGACTGCATGGACAAGCTGAGCAGCGGACAGCGCTCGGCTTTGATGAAGGAGATAGGCGCGCATTCCGGCGCGGCGGCGCCCGATGCTGTCGGCGACAAGATGCTTCGCATGAGGGCGCGGAGAAAGCTCCGCTCGATGATGGAGCGGGTGTCGGGCCTCGTGGCAGTGCGTTTACGTCATGCGATCCAGCTGACGGAGGGCGCGGTGGTGCTGCAAGACGGTGGGCTGAAGGCGGCGTCGTGTGCGATCTGCTTCGCGTTGGGCATCGGCGGAACCGTGCTGGCGGGACCACTGGCGCCGGCGGCATCCGCGGCGGCCGCTCCTGTGACGGTGCAACGGCTACTTCTCCCGGCGCCGCGCGGCCTCCGCGCTGCCGCATACGAACGACCAGACGTCGCGGCGGCAGAGGCACGCGCGGTGGGGGCCGCGGCCAGGGAGGCGGCAGCCAGGAGCTCGACGCGCAAGAAGGCGCAGAGAGAGAGCGCGCGATCTCAGGAGGGGCTGATCCAGAGCATCCCGACAGACGCAAATGGACAGGTGGCCGTGTCGGACGGAGCGGTGGAAGCGCCGGAAGCCGGAGGACCTCCCCCGCTTCCCGGAGATGACGGGGATGGGTCAACGATCACGCCACCACCGACGACCCCTCCGCCCACACCGGAGCCTCCGACCGACAACAGAGAGCTCGTTCCGGCGGAGGTACAAGAGGTAGCCGACACGCTGCTGTAG
- a CDS encoding GDP-L-fucose synthase, translating to MESLLASKRVLVTGGAGFLGRIICRKLGERGAAEVLIPRSRDFDLTRADDVEKLFVEMSPDVVIHLAARVGGIGANMKRPAELYLTNLLMGTFVIEEARRREVEKTVVVGTICSYPKYTPVPFREEDLWNGYPEETNAPYGIAKKALLVHGQANRAQYGQNVIYLLPTNLYGPGDKFHPDVSHVIPALIKKFVDAKEREAGEVEVWGSGQATREFLFVDDAAEGIVLGAERYEGAAPVNLGSGREVPIAELAELIARLAGYDGRLVWDPSRPDGQPRRSLDTSKAKQLFGFEAATALEEGIETTIEWYVQNRETAEAASF from the coding sequence ATGGAGTCGTTGCTCGCGTCCAAGCGGGTCCTCGTCACGGGCGGAGCCGGGTTCCTCGGCCGGATCATCTGCCGCAAGCTGGGCGAGCGCGGCGCGGCGGAGGTCTTGATCCCGCGCAGCAGGGACTTCGATCTCACGCGGGCGGACGATGTCGAGAAGCTCTTCGTCGAGATGAGCCCAGACGTCGTCATCCACCTCGCGGCTCGCGTGGGAGGGATAGGCGCCAACATGAAGCGCCCCGCGGAGCTCTACCTCACCAACCTGCTCATGGGCACCTTCGTGATCGAGGAGGCGCGGCGCCGGGAGGTGGAGAAGACGGTCGTAGTCGGGACGATCTGCTCCTATCCGAAATACACCCCCGTCCCGTTCCGTGAAGAGGACCTTTGGAACGGGTATCCGGAGGAGACGAACGCTCCTTACGGGATCGCGAAGAAGGCTCTATTGGTGCACGGGCAGGCGAACCGCGCGCAGTACGGACAGAACGTCATCTACCTGCTCCCCACGAACCTCTACGGGCCCGGGGACAAGTTCCATCCCGACGTCTCGCACGTGATCCCCGCTCTGATCAAGAAGTTCGTGGACGCAAAGGAGCGGGAAGCCGGTGAGGTGGAGGTCTGGGGGAGCGGACAAGCGACGCGCGAGTTCCTCTTCGTCGACGATGCCGCCGAGGGCATCGTGCTCGGCGCGGAACGCTACGAGGGGGCCGCGCCCGTGAACCTCGGCTCGGGACGCGAGGTGCCCATCGCAGAGCTCGCCGAGCTGATCGCCCGCCTCGCCGGCTACGACGGCCGCCTCGTGTGGGACCCTTCGCGACCCGATGGTCAGCCTCGGCGCAGCCTGGACACGAGCAAGGCCAAGCAGCTCTTCGGCTTCGAGGCCGCGACCGCGCTCGAGGAGGGGATCGAGACCACGATCGAGTGGTACGTCCAGAACCGGGAGACGGCAGAAGCCGCCTCCTTCTGA
- a CDS encoding glycosyltransferase family 4 protein has translation MRVAYDAGPLLGSRTGVGRYASELATALEARGISLQRYAISWSAPRSEQVRRWRLPARVVQEAWRRFDAPVPRGLVGGADVVHATNFVLPPTGALRGVVTIHDLSFLRDDVFPGGERLRELVPWSLRHAAAAVTPTATIANELASRYEYPLERITVTSEGVSPVFFGARPLSELALGRMGIPGPFVLAVGTLEPRKNLSGLVDAWNASKLRLEGWTLVLAGPKGWGPDLPPTEGVMPIGYVGDETLPGLMAAADVFCYPSHYEGFGLPPLESMAAGTACIAGRYSAAEEVLGDAAILVDPNDSDALRDALLRLVGDATLRERLARSGKAHAAGYTWDETAAGTARVYESVIST, from the coding sequence ATGAGGGTCGCGTACGACGCCGGTCCTCTGCTCGGATCGCGTACGGGAGTAGGACGCTACGCGAGCGAGCTTGCGACCGCACTCGAGGCGCGCGGCATCTCTCTCCAGAGATACGCGATCTCCTGGAGCGCTCCGCGATCCGAGCAGGTGCGGCGGTGGCGGCTCCCGGCTCGGGTGGTGCAGGAAGCCTGGCGGCGCTTCGATGCCCCGGTTCCCAGAGGTCTCGTCGGCGGGGCAGACGTGGTCCACGCCACGAACTTCGTTCTCCCGCCGACCGGGGCGCTGCGCGGTGTGGTGACGATCCACGACCTCTCTTTCCTGCGCGACGACGTTTTTCCGGGCGGGGAGAGGTTGCGGGAGCTGGTTCCGTGGTCGCTTCGCCATGCCGCCGCCGCTGTCACGCCGACCGCGACGATCGCGAACGAGCTGGCCAGTCGCTACGAGTACCCGCTCGAGCGGATCACCGTGACTTCCGAGGGCGTTTCCCCCGTCTTCTTCGGAGCCCGGCCCCTCTCGGAGCTCGCGCTCGGGCGTATGGGCATCCCGGGACCCTTCGTCCTCGCGGTCGGAACGCTGGAACCGCGCAAGAACCTCTCTGGTCTCGTCGACGCGTGGAACGCGAGCAAGCTGCGGCTAGAGGGCTGGACGTTGGTGCTCGCGGGTCCTAAGGGTTGGGGTCCCGACCTCCCGCCGACCGAGGGCGTGATGCCGATCGGCTACGTCGGTGACGAGACCCTCCCCGGTCTCATGGCTGCGGCGGACGTCTTCTGCTACCCCTCTCATTACGAGGGGTTCGGACTGCCGCCGCTCGAGTCGATGGCGGCCGGGACCGCCTGCATTGCGGGGCGGTATTCGGCCGCCGAGGAGGTGCTGGGTGACGCCGCGATCCTGGTAGACCCAAACGACTCTGATGCCCTGCGGGACGCGCTCCTCCGGCTGGTGGGCGACGCGACCCTGCGCGAGCGCCTGGCGCGGTCCGGGAAGGCTCATGCCGCCGGCTATACGTGGGATGAAACGGCGGCCGGCACTGCGAGGGTCTACGAGAGCGTCATTTCTACATAG
- a CDS encoding SpoIID/LytB domain-containing protein, producing MQKYLYGLGEVPFSWPGAALRSQVIAARTYAYEKTLRSGQHRYPCDCAVYDSTLDQVYSGDAKRVPSGHYWDDWKAAVDDTKASVILYRGAPIQALYSSSSGGHTENNENVWGGTPLPYLRGVPDAPDGNDANPNHTWSLEMSYSSFQSKLDAAYGVGTVERFALIKPFGVSGRVTVVKPDNTGGVKIVGSRKTARVSGWSIRSALGLKDSLFRVQIARDT from the coding sequence ATGCAGAAGTACCTGTACGGGCTCGGAGAGGTGCCGTTCTCGTGGCCGGGTGCCGCGCTGCGGTCCCAGGTCATAGCGGCGCGGACCTATGCCTACGAGAAGACGTTGCGCAGCGGGCAGCACCGTTACCCCTGTGACTGCGCGGTGTACGACTCGACCCTGGACCAGGTCTACAGCGGCGACGCGAAGCGGGTCCCGTCCGGCCACTACTGGGACGACTGGAAGGCCGCCGTTGACGACACCAAGGCGAGCGTCATCCTCTACCGCGGCGCGCCGATCCAGGCGCTCTACTCGAGCTCATCGGGCGGCCATACCGAGAACAACGAGAACGTGTGGGGCGGGACGCCGCTTCCCTACCTGCGCGGCGTTCCGGATGCTCCCGACGGGAACGATGCGAACCCCAACCACACCTGGTCGCTCGAGATGAGCTACTCGAGCTTCCAATCGAAGCTCGACGCCGCCTACGGCGTCGGAACCGTGGAGCGGTTCGCACTGATCAAACCGTTCGGCGTCTCCGGCCGCGTGACGGTCGTGAAGCCGGACAACACCGGCGGCGTGAAGATCGTCGGGTCGAGGAAGACGGCGCGGGTGAGCGGCTGGTCCATCCGCTCCGCGCTGGGTCTAAAGGACTCTCTCTTCCGGGTGCAGATCGCTCGCGATACCTAG
- a CDS encoding multidrug resistance protein, with protein sequence MALEAPPPEILPVAAPASTTSTLISVALLVVSVTFATAGQLTLKAAMESIGRIGSAEVADVGQTLGKALREPLLWIGLTLFGFSAVFWLVVLSRVDLSLAYPFVGLSYIVVVALGRFMFHEQVPTLRWVGVSIIAVGIALIGVSSKTVGGS encoded by the coding sequence ATGGCGCTCGAAGCTCCCCCTCCCGAGATCCTCCCCGTAGCAGCACCGGCCAGCACCACATCGACCCTCATCTCGGTCGCATTGTTGGTGGTGAGCGTGACATTCGCTACCGCGGGACAGCTCACGCTGAAGGCCGCGATGGAATCGATCGGCCGCATCGGAAGCGCAGAGGTCGCCGACGTGGGTCAGACCCTGGGCAAGGCTCTGAGAGAGCCGCTGCTGTGGATCGGTCTCACCCTGTTCGGCTTCTCGGCGGTGTTCTGGCTGGTCGTCCTGTCGCGCGTCGACCTTTCCCTCGCCTATCCGTTCGTGGGGTTGTCCTACATAGTTGTCGTGGCTCTGGGGCGTTTCATGTTCCACGAACAGGTGCCGACGTTGAGATGGGTCGGCGTGAGCATCATCGCGGTAGGAATCGCGCTCATAGGGGTGTCTTCGAAAACCGTCGGCGGGAGTTGA
- a CDS encoding NDP-sugar synthase, producing the protein MKALLLAGGFGTRLRPLTYTRPKHLLPILNRAHIEHVFDLLVRHGVTDIILTTSYLAGAFATTVERARERGIRVDVTHEEVPLGTAGALKNAEAAIGNEAFLVFNGDILTDVDLQAVVDFHKKARAEATILLTPVEDPSTFGVVPTDDAGRVTAFIEKPPAGQAPTNLINAGVYVLEPSVLKRIPAGREWSVERGLFPELVTQGAPLYALATDAYWNDVGTPEKYLQVNLDAIAARVRVAEGAAVAAGAQIDDQAEVSAACVGSGCTIEAGARVTESVLLPGVTVGHDAAVTGSILGQGVVVAPGAEVVGRTVADGDRVG; encoded by the coding sequence TTGAAGGCCCTACTCCTCGCGGGTGGTTTCGGGACGCGTCTTCGTCCGCTGACGTACACGAGGCCCAAGCACCTGCTCCCCATCCTCAACAGGGCGCACATCGAGCACGTCTTCGACCTCCTGGTCCGTCACGGGGTCACCGACATCATCCTGACGACGTCGTATCTGGCGGGCGCATTCGCCACGACCGTGGAGCGGGCGCGGGAGAGAGGGATCAGAGTCGACGTGACGCATGAGGAGGTCCCGCTGGGGACGGCGGGGGCCCTGAAGAACGCCGAGGCCGCGATAGGTAACGAAGCTTTCCTAGTCTTCAACGGCGACATCCTGACCGACGTGGATCTGCAAGCCGTGGTCGACTTCCACAAAAAGGCGCGAGCGGAGGCGACGATCCTGTTGACGCCGGTGGAGGATCCCTCGACCTTCGGCGTGGTTCCGACCGATGACGCCGGGCGCGTGACTGCCTTCATCGAGAAACCCCCCGCGGGCCAGGCCCCGACGAACCTGATCAACGCGGGCGTCTACGTCCTGGAGCCTTCGGTGCTGAAGAGGATCCCGGCCGGTCGCGAGTGGTCGGTCGAGCGGGGTCTCTTCCCCGAGCTCGTGACGCAAGGCGCTCCTCTGTATGCCCTCGCCACCGACGCCTACTGGAACGATGTCGGGACCCCCGAGAAGTACCTGCAGGTGAACCTCGACGCGATCGCCGCGCGGGTCCGGGTGGCGGAGGGGGCGGCGGTCGCCGCAGGCGCTCAGATCGATGACCAGGCAGAGGTGTCCGCCGCCTGCGTCGGCTCCGGCTGCACCATCGAGGCGGGCGCGCGGGTGACGGAATCGGTTCTCCTGCCGGGCGTCACCGTCGGGCACGACGCTGCCGTCACAGGTTCCATCTTGGGACAGGGGGTGGTGGTCGCGCCCGGAGCCGAGGTCGTCGGCCGAACCGTCGCCGACGGCGACCGCGTCGGCTAA
- a CDS encoding DUF3105 domain-containing protein → MSKKLEQKQQRRLAEERRKAEAKREQRKKNLVTLLVAGVVIALVAFLVVSERRQLAGPVGVAGEEAGCGEIESVEAFDNQHIEEGAPHDEYNSNPPTNGPHYATPSDTGFFTTAIEPERAIHNLEHGQIVIWYDPASPQQVKDDLEALAEKAPGVLLVTPYEGLDDFNFYLTAWNKLPNEPKESFGTGYLQGCDAVAQEVVDEFRRRHQGKSPEPITDTFEG, encoded by the coding sequence GTGAGCAAGAAGCTAGAGCAGAAGCAGCAGAGACGCCTCGCCGAAGAGCGCCGGAAGGCGGAGGCGAAGCGCGAGCAGCGCAAGAAGAACCTCGTGACGCTGCTTGTGGCCGGCGTTGTGATCGCGCTCGTCGCCTTCCTCGTCGTCAGCGAACGGCGGCAGCTTGCGGGACCCGTGGGGGTAGCCGGCGAAGAGGCAGGCTGCGGCGAGATCGAATCGGTCGAAGCTTTCGACAACCAGCACATCGAAGAGGGGGCTCCCCACGACGAGTACAACTCGAACCCGCCCACAAACGGCCCCCACTACGCGACCCCGTCGGACACCGGCTTCTTCACCACGGCGATCGAGCCCGAGCGGGCCATCCACAACCTCGAGCACGGCCAAATCGTGATCTGGTACGACCCGGCCTCGCCCCAGCAGGTCAAAGACGACCTGGAGGCGCTCGCCGAGAAAGCGCCGGGCGTCCTGCTGGTCACTCCGTATGAGGGACTGGACGACTTCAACTTCTACCTGACGGCCTGGAACAAGTTGCCTAACGAACCCAAGGAGTCGTTTGGGACCGGCTACCTCCAGGGCTGCGACGCGGTCGCACAAGAAGTGGTAGACGAGTTCCGCAGGAGGCACCAGGGCAAGAGCCCGGAGCCGATCACCGATACCTTCGAGGGCTAA
- a CDS encoding nitroreductase family protein, translating into MEFSELVARRRMVRNYDARPVPPDLVDRIIDRARRAPSAGFAQGQCFVVVTAPEARAAIAALADERSHVERGFDPWLSNAPVHVVVCADQRAYEARYSTRDKARTGVDPSSWPVPYALVDAGAALMLLLLAAVDEGLAAGFLGIHRLPGLSRLLAIPEGVEALGVATLGYPAADRRSSSLRAGWKPLDEVVHRDRWRER; encoded by the coding sequence ATGGAGTTCTCAGAGTTGGTGGCGAGAAGACGGATGGTGCGCAACTACGACGCGCGTCCGGTCCCTCCAGACCTGGTCGACCGCATCATCGACAGAGCGCGACGCGCTCCCTCGGCGGGCTTCGCGCAGGGTCAATGTTTCGTCGTCGTGACCGCTCCCGAGGCCCGGGCGGCCATCGCCGCGCTTGCAGACGAGCGGTCGCATGTGGAGCGGGGGTTCGATCCCTGGCTCTCGAACGCCCCCGTGCATGTTGTCGTCTGTGCCGACCAGCGGGCCTACGAGGCGCGCTACAGCACGCGCGACAAGGCGCGTACCGGGGTGGATCCTTCGTCTTGGCCCGTCCCCTACGCCCTGGTCGACGCAGGCGCCGCGCTGATGCTGTTGCTGCTGGCCGCCGTCGACGAGGGACTCGCCGCAGGCTTCCTCGGGATACACCGGTTGCCGGGCTTGAGCCGGCTACTAGCGATCCCCGAAGGGGTCGAGGCGCTGGGCGTCGCCACGCTGGGTTATCCGGCGGCCGACCGGCGATCCTCCTCGCTGCGTGCGGGGTGGAAGCCGCTCGACGAGGTGGTGCATCGAGACAGGTGGCGCGAGCGCTAG
- the cofE gene encoding coenzyme F420-0:L-glutamate ligase, with protein MTAEVRIIPVTGIPEVAAGDDLALLIQQAVAEQPLQDRDVVVVTQKVVSKSEGRTAPAGTKAEAVVAESRRILRRTAGGMVISETHHGFICANAGVDESNVPDGSMVLLPVDPDASARRIRARLEHLTGRQLAVIISDTFGRAWRIGQTDTAIGVAGIEAFNDYRGHTDTQGRELQATRIAVADELAGAAELVMGKSLGVCAAIVRGATVTFGRGAARDLVRPPGQDLFR; from the coding sequence GTGACGGCGGAGGTCCGAATCATCCCCGTGACGGGGATACCGGAGGTCGCGGCGGGCGACGACCTCGCCCTACTGATCCAGCAAGCCGTCGCCGAGCAGCCTCTGCAAGACCGGGACGTGGTCGTCGTCACGCAGAAGGTCGTCTCGAAGTCCGAGGGGCGCACGGCGCCCGCCGGGACGAAAGCTGAGGCGGTGGTGGCGGAGTCTCGCCGGATCCTGCGCCGAACCGCCGGAGGGATGGTGATCTCCGAGACCCATCACGGATTCATCTGTGCGAACGCCGGAGTTGACGAGTCGAACGTCCCCGATGGATCCATGGTGCTTCTGCCGGTCGATCCCGACGCGTCGGCCCGGAGGATCCGGGCGCGTCTGGAGCATCTGACGGGACGGCAACTGGCGGTGATCATCAGCGACACGTTCGGGCGGGCCTGGCGGATCGGACAGACCGACACGGCGATCGGTGTGGCGGGGATCGAGGCTTTCAACGACTATCGCGGCCACACGGACACGCAGGGCCGGGAGCTCCAGGCGACACGCATCGCAGTGGCAGACGAGCTCGCGGGAGCCGCCGAGCTGGTCATGGGGAAGTCGCTCGGCGTGTGCGCGGCGATCGTCCGAGGCGCGACCGTGACGTTCGGAAGAGGCGCCGCTCGCGACCTCGTCAGGCCGCCGGGTCAGGATCTGTTTCGCTAG
- the cofD gene encoding 2-phospho-L-lactate transferase: protein MEVTAVAGGVGGSKLLVGLQQAQPDGSLTAVVNTADDAVIYGVHVSPDVDIVTYWLAGLADTARGWGLEADTFNVVGAFERLGLDTWFGLGDADLATCLFRTTRMAEGATLSAVTDEIRRALGVTTTIIPMSDDPVRTRMVCGDGRTLDFQDYFVKERQQPAVKDVRFAGIADAKPAPGVIEAIRDADRVVLCPSNPVVSVGPILALSGVREALREHPDVVAVSPIVAGRPIKGPADKLLPVLGAEVTAAGVATLYRDFCNTFVVDSVDRQELALVEELGMRAIAVDTIMSDSESSLRLAQDLLALQP from the coding sequence ATGGAAGTCACGGCAGTGGCCGGCGGGGTCGGCGGGTCGAAGCTCCTCGTGGGACTCCAACAAGCGCAGCCAGACGGTTCGCTGACCGCCGTCGTCAACACCGCAGACGACGCCGTGATCTACGGGGTTCATGTCTCACCCGACGTCGACATCGTGACCTACTGGCTGGCGGGCCTGGCGGACACCGCCCGAGGCTGGGGGCTGGAGGCAGACACCTTCAACGTCGTGGGCGCCTTCGAGCGACTCGGCCTAGACACCTGGTTCGGCCTCGGCGACGCAGATCTCGCCACCTGCCTCTTTCGCACCACCCGCATGGCAGAGGGAGCCACCCTCAGCGCCGTCACCGACGAGATCCGCAGAGCGCTCGGCGTCACGACAACCATTATTCCGATGTCCGACGACCCGGTTCGGACGCGGATGGTGTGCGGCGACGGCCGGACGCTGGACTTCCAGGACTACTTCGTCAAGGAGCGTCAGCAGCCCGCGGTGAAAGACGTCCGCTTCGCGGGGATAGCCGACGCCAAGCCGGCGCCGGGTGTCATCGAGGCGATCAGAGACGCGGACAGGGTGGTTCTGTGCCCCTCCAACCCCGTTGTGTCCGTCGGCCCGATCCTGGCGCTCAGCGGGGTGCGCGAGGCATTGCGCGAACACCCGGACGTCGTCGCCGTCAGCCCGATCGTGGCGGGGCGTCCTATCAAGGGACCGGCCGACAAGTTGCTCCCTGTGCTGGGGGCCGAGGTCACCGCGGCAGGCGTCGCGACCCTGTACCGCGACTTCTGCAACACGTTCGTCGTCGACTCCGTCGATCGCCAGGAGCTGGCGCTCGTGGAGGAGCTGGGGATGCGCGCGATCGCCGTCGACACGATCATGAGTGACAGCGAGAGCTCGCTTCGGCTCGCGCAGGATCTGCTCGCTCTGCAGCCGTGA
- the cofH gene encoding 5-amino-6-(D-ribitylamino)uracil--L-tyrosine 4-hydroxyphenyl transferase CofH encodes MTRLDALAGRASRGQRLSDDEVRELAAAARHDPSTVLAAASTLRDQTSGPRVTFSKKVFIPLTKLCRDSCGYCTFAHPPRPGERAYLTLDEVLEIARAGEAAGCREALFTLGDKPERKWPEARAELQALGYDTTVDYLVAACRAVLEHTALLPHVNPGALTLEEAQRLRPVSVSQGTMLETLSERLLKKGMAHFGAPDKKPAVRLATLEAAGQARVPFTTGILVGIGETFDERIDALVAIRASHDRHGHIQEVIVQNFRAKADTPMALHPEPSAAEMALQIALARLIMGGDVGIQAPPNLTPGEYGRYLDAGLSDWGGVSPVTPDHVNPERPWPKLDELQEVTEGRGFLLLQRLAVYPGYVSTPAALDTWVDARLRGPVLDRTDAEGLARPDERWHSGIDTAPPETARRAIEAAGEGAWRVPGRVVRSSVARVLERASDGEELDEAEISLLFTARGAEAERLYAVADELRKAAVGDEVTYVVNRNINYTNMCYFRCGFCAFSKGPKSLNLRGEPYLLTPEEVARRAQEAWDDGATEVCMQGGIHHSFTGDNYREYLLAVKRQVPEMHVHAFTALEVMQGAAASGVSVYEFLAELKEAGLATLPGTAAEILDDEIRAIICPDKINTKQWCDVHRVAHSLGLRSNATMMFGTVEGPRHWARHLAVVRSLHKEISDRNGGLFEFVPLPFVHMAAPIYLKGRSRRGPTFEEALKVHAVARVALHGYIDNIQVSWVKMGEEGAKLALQVGANDLGGTLMNENISRAAGASHGQELTTERMEALVRSIGRVPRRRTTLYGVPA; translated from the coding sequence ATGACTCGTCTGGACGCTCTGGCCGGGCGCGCGTCTCGGGGCCAGCGTCTGTCCGACGACGAGGTTCGAGAGCTCGCCGCAGCGGCGCGACACGACCCCTCGACCGTTCTGGCGGCGGCCTCGACGTTGAGAGACCAGACCTCCGGGCCGCGGGTCACCTTCTCGAAGAAGGTCTTCATCCCACTGACGAAGCTGTGCCGCGATTCCTGCGGCTACTGCACCTTCGCTCATCCGCCGCGCCCGGGCGAGAGGGCATACCTGACGCTGGATGAGGTCCTCGAGATCGCGCGCGCCGGGGAGGCCGCCGGATGCCGCGAGGCTCTGTTCACCCTCGGCGACAAGCCGGAGCGGAAGTGGCCGGAGGCGCGGGCAGAGCTCCAGGCGCTCGGGTACGACACCACGGTCGACTACCTGGTCGCGGCCTGCCGGGCGGTTTTGGAGCACACGGCGCTCCTTCCACATGTGAACCCCGGCGCGTTGACGCTCGAGGAGGCCCAGCGGCTGCGACCGGTGTCGGTCAGCCAGGGAACGATGCTGGAGACACTGTCCGAACGGCTTCTGAAGAAGGGGATGGCGCACTTCGGAGCGCCGGACAAGAAGCCGGCCGTCCGGCTCGCGACGCTGGAGGCCGCGGGCCAGGCGCGGGTTCCGTTCACCACCGGGATCCTGGTCGGGATCGGCGAGACCTTCGACGAACGCATCGACGCGCTGGTCGCTATCCGCGCCTCACACGACCGCCACGGTCACATCCAAGAGGTGATCGTGCAGAACTTCCGCGCGAAAGCCGACACCCCGATGGCTCTCCACCCCGAGCCCTCCGCCGCGGAGATGGCGCTGCAGATCGCGTTGGCGCGATTGATCATGGGCGGCGACGTCGGGATCCAGGCGCCGCCGAACCTCACCCCGGGGGAATACGGCCGCTACCTCGACGCGGGGCTGTCCGACTGGGGCGGGGTGTCGCCGGTGACGCCTGATCACGTCAACCCGGAGCGGCCATGGCCGAAGCTCGACGAGCTGCAAGAAGTCACCGAGGGGCGGGGCTTCCTGCTCCTGCAGCGGTTGGCTGTCTATCCCGGCTACGTCTCGACGCCGGCGGCACTGGACACCTGGGTCGACGCGCGCCTCCGGGGTCCGGTCCTGGACCGCACGGACGCCGAGGGGCTGGCGCGACCGGACGAGCGATGGCACTCGGGCATCGACACGGCCCCCCCTGAGACGGCGCGGCGCGCGATCGAAGCCGCGGGCGAGGGAGCGTGGCGAGTGCCGGGACGCGTCGTGCGCTCCTCGGTGGCACGGGTCTTGGAGCGCGCGAGCGACGGCGAAGAGCTCGACGAGGCCGAGATCTCGTTGCTGTTCACAGCCCGCGGAGCCGAGGCGGAACGCCTGTATGCGGTCGCGGACGAGCTTCGCAAAGCGGCCGTCGGAGACGAGGTCACCTATGTCGTCAACCGCAACATCAACTACACGAACATGTGCTACTTCCGTTGTGGTTTCTGCGCGTTCTCGAAGGGGCCGAAGTCGCTCAACCTGCGCGGCGAGCCCTATCTGCTCACACCCGAGGAGGTTGCACGCCGCGCGCAGGAAGCCTGGGACGACGGAGCGACCGAGGTCTGCATGCAGGGCGGCATCCACCACTCCTTCACCGGGGACAACTACCGCGAGTACCTGCTCGCGGTGAAGAGACAGGTTCCCGAGATGCACGTGCACGCGTTCACCGCGCTCGAGGTGATGCAAGGTGCCGCGGCGTCGGGCGTGAGCGTTTACGAGTTCCTCGCGGAGCTCAAAGAAGCGGGGCTCGCCACCCTGCCGGGAACGGCGGCAGAGATCCTCGACGACGAGATCCGCGCGATCATCTGCCCGGACAAGATCAACACGAAGCAGTGGTGCGACGTTCACCGCGTCGCGCACTCTCTGGGCCTCCGGTCGAACGCGACGATGATGTTCGGGACGGTCGAGGGGCCGCGGCACTGGGCGCGTCATCTGGCGGTGGTGCGCAGCCTTCACAAAGAGATCTCGGATCGCAACGGCGGTCTGTTCGAGTTCGTGCCTCTCCCATTCGTGCACATGGCCGCGCCGATCTACCTGAAGGGCAGGTCGAGGCGAGGGCCCACCTTCGAGGAGGCTCTGAAGGTGCACGCGGTAGCGCGCGTAGCGCTGCACGGGTACATCGACAACATCCAGGTCTCGTGGGTGAAGATGGGCGAAGAAGGCGCCAAGTTGGCCCTGCAGGTGGGCGCCAACGACCTGGGTGGCACCCTGATGAACGAGAACATCTCCCGGGCCGCGGGGGCCAGCCACGGGCAAGAGCTCACGACGGAGCGGATGGAGGCCTTGGTACGCTCCATCGGGAGAGTTCCCAGACGCCGGACCACGCTCTACGGCGTGCCCGCGTAA